In a genomic window of Seriola aureovittata isolate HTS-2021-v1 ecotype China chromosome 11, ASM2101889v1, whole genome shotgun sequence:
- the LOC130177656 gene encoding leukocyte cell-derived chemotaxin 1-like has protein sequence MEKVQNTTHGYGCFEHSTPLKCYSCPGCCSSCHFLLYSFGTFKGQSTSSTPTSATVSRLLRFGAVVLIVGAVLMLCASMAALYLWKVSDKNVYNVRYSMNINGEVREGSVEIDSDNNLERFKTGTGAEEAVEIHDFQIGITGIRFFGGDKCYIKSQIKASLPHMGAHNKESLMFDLTDELMPVRFDEEFLIWVAGEQPLTDTSFLSDKIVGLCGELPIYWLQPTYPKDGERGKRDTERAKRQFNMEELEAAAEEKEPVSHAEDDTPRVAEEEEGGQSTAGSAYNPENPYHHSGGAREEDAVTFDTMLDHQGICCSECQRSYTHCQRICEPLRGYWPWPYNYRGCQVACRVIMPCRWWVARILGVV, from the exons AtggaaaaagtccaaaatacCACTCATGGATATGGCTGTTTTGAACACAGCACGCCTCTG aaatgttaCTCTTGTCCTGGTTGTTGTTCATCATGTCATTTCTTACTTTACTCTTTCGGAACTTTTAAGGGACAAAGCACATCCAGCACACCCACCTCTGCCACAGTCAGTCGCCTCCTGAGATTTGGAGCTGTGGTCCTTATTGTTGGTGCCGTGCTAATGCTGTGTGCATCCATGGCTGCTCTCTACCTGTGGAAAgtcagtgataaaaat GTTTATAATGTTCGATACAGTATGAACATCAAtggggaggtgagggagggCTCGGTGGAAATTGATTCTGACAACAACCTGGAGAGATTTAAAACCGGGACTGGAGCTGAAGAAGCGGTGGAGATTCATGACTTTCAAATT GGAATAACTGGAATCCGCTTCTTTGGAGGAGACAAGTGCTATATAAAATCCCAAATCAAAGCCAGCCTTCCACACATGGGAGCTCACAACAAAGAGTCGCTGATGTTTGACCTG aCTGATGAATTAATGCCAGTGCGGTTTGATGAGGAGTTCCTCATATGGGTGGCGGGAGAGCAGCCACTGACTGACACCAGTTTTCTGAGCGACAAAATTGTGGGTCTTTGTGGGGAACTTCCCATTTACTGGCTCCAACCTACGTACCCTAAAG ATGGGGaaaggggaaagagagacaCGGAGCGAGCCAAACGGCAGTTTAACATGGAGGAGTTGGAGGCAGCTGCCGAGGAGAAGGAGCCGGTGAGTCATGCAGAGGATGACACCCCCAGAGTCgcggaagaagaggaggggggacaGTCAACTGCAGGGTCAGCATACAATCCCGAAAACCCCTATCAT CACAGCGGAGGAGCCAGAGAAGAAGATGCCGTGACCTTTGACACCATGTTAGACCACCAGGGGATCTGCTGCTCAGAATGCCAACGCAGCTACACTCACTGTCAGAGAATCTGCGAGCCTCTGCGTGGCTACTGGCCTTGGCCTTACAACTACAGAGGGTGCCAGGTAGCTTGCAGAGTCATTATGCCTTGTCGCTGGTGGGTGGCACGCATTTTAGGTGTTGTGTAA
- the si:ch211-199f5.1 gene encoding protocadherin-8: MRLPAEGKITTKMMRGKKFIIYCYRWIFICSIHQFLFASVAQSEGNTIRYQTSEEDAPGTVIGNLAKDMSLSLSHSSKSNFRMMKQFNDSFIRVRESDGELTVGERIDRERICRHTPQCLITFDVVNFSKDRYKLIHVEVEVKDINDNSPEFPNKESVVEISENAAAGSRIPLDPAVDADVGSNYIQSYQISVNSHFTIDVLLRADGVKYAELVLMKELDRETQSSYTVELVATDGGNPYRSGSTKITIKVTDFNDNSPVFDQNSFSVSLPEDAPVGTVILDLNAVDADEGSNGEVVYGFGKQVSHEIRELFQVDNKSGRLTLRSPVDFEDKSTYELDVQATDLGPNPTPSVCKIIIHITDVNDNAPEISITPMTSITTGIAYISEAADKDSLVALISTLDRDSGVNSQVHCTLYGHDHFKLRQAYEDSYMIVTAAALDRERISEYNLTVMAEDFGSPPLRKITQYTIRLSDENDNAPHFTKAVYEVSVVENNAPGAYITTVEASDADLGNNGKITYRLVDSVIMGSPVNTFVSLNSVSGSIYALRSFNYEVMKHLDIHIQASDGGSPQLQSTAVIRLKIVDQNDNQPSIIEPPLYKGSAEVFLPKDAPAGYVVTQIKATDADEGTNAQLSYKITEGGHLGFSINKDTGKVHVSRQLTYDLTDNVKVTVSVSDNGSPALTSTAIIHFSFIEGTLPSLPSFAQNGSEELFEWDMSIAIIIVLAGSCSLLLLAIILITTICSRRKKETRERGCDEKDDIPNVEKVESGHIDSVIANHKGKVFDAHPFPEKPPLAGSNTAEPGCEDGRQTAGIFESNSRVMEGKLKGYSTLPGYGKETVRPITIWKGNSFTTISARDPHISGKDSGKGDSDFNDSDSDISGDVHKKESPPMNSLWACTSECKVLGHSDRCWSPSATRPNTSMACGPHLSTFSKTASLPRDSRRENYYPAHIAKTNGLQSVYEQVQHQELDYILVGPPTPARIQETDEISIPEYTNS, translated from the exons ATGAGGCTGCCTGCCGAGGGAAAGATTACTACGAAGATGATGCGCGGCAAAAAATTTATAATTTACTGCTACCGGTGGATTTTTATATGCTCAATCCATCAATTTTTATTTGCCTCAGTGGCTCAATCCGAAGGAAATACTATACGATACCAGACCAGTGAGGAGGACGCACCAGGTACAGTCATCGGAAACCTTGCCAAGGACATGTCCTTGAGTCTGTCTCATTCCTCCAAGAGCAATTTTAGGATGATGAAACAATTCAATGATTCATTCATCAGGGTGAGAGAAAGCGACGGGGAACTGACTGTCGGGGAACGAATTGACAGGGAAAGAATCTGCAGACACACTCCACAGTGTCTCATTACTTTTGACGTGGTAAATTTCTCCAAAGATCGCTACAAATTGATTCACGTTGAGGTGGAAGTAAAGGACATCAATGACAACTCTCCGGAGTTTCCAAACAAGGAATCCGTAGTGGAGATCTCAGAGAATGCAGCAGCGGGGTCCCGCATCCCTCTAGACCCAGCTGTGGACGCGGACGTCGGGTCAAACTACATCCAAAGCTACCAGATTTCTGTCAACAGTCATTTCACCATTGATGTGCTCCTGAGAGCGGATGGGGTTAAATATGCGGAATTGGTGCTAATGAAAGAGCTAGACAGGGAGACTCAGTCATCATACACTGTGGAGCTGGTCGCCACAGACGGAGGGAACCCATACAGATCGGGGTCAACAAAGATAACTATCAAAGTGACTGACTTTAATGACAATAGTCCCGTTTTTGACCAGAATAGTTTCTCAGTCAGTTTGCCAGAGGACGCGCCAGTTGGCACTGTCATCCTGGACTTAAACGCAGTTGATGCAGATGAGGGTTCAAACGGAGAGGTCGTCTACGGGTTCGGAAAACAGGTTTCTCATGAGATCCGAGAACTTTTCCAAGTGGATAATAAATCGGGTCGCCTGACGCTCAGGAGCCCGGTGGATTTTGAGGACAAAAGCACCTACGAGCTAGACGTGCAGGCGACTGATCTGGGACCTAACCCGACCCCCTCCGTGTGCAAAATCATAATTCATATCACAGACGTTAATGACAATGCCCCAGAAATCAGTATCACCCCGATGACCTCCATCACGACAGGCATCGCCTACATCAGCGAGGCGGCAGACAAGGACAGTCTGGTGGCGCTGATCAGCACCTTGGACAGAGACTCGGGTGTTAACAGCCAAGTCCACTGCACATTGTACGGCCACGACCATTTCAAACTCCGTCAGGCGTACGAGGACAGCTACATGATAGTTACAGCAGCAGCCCTAGACAGGGAGAGGATTAGTGAGTATAACTTGACGGTCATGGCTGAGGATTTTGGGTCACCTCCGTTGAGAAAGATCACTCAGTACACCATCAGACTCAGCGACGAGAATGACAACGCCCCTCACTTCACTAAGGCTGTCTATGAAgtttcagtggtggaaaacaaCGCCCCGGGGGCTTACATCACCACTGTTGAGGCCAGCGACGCGGATCTGGGCAACAATGGCAAAATTACTTACAGACTAGTGGACAGTGTTATCATGGGGTCCCCAGTGAACACCTTTGTGTCGCTTAATTCAGTGTCTGGCTCTATATATGCACTAAGAAGTTTTAATTATGAAGTAATGAAGCATCTAGACATACACATCCAAGCCAGTGATGGGGGGTCACCACAGCTGCAGAGCACAGCTGTCATCAGACTGAAAATAGTTGATCAGAATGACAACCAACCTTCTATCATAGAGCCACCCCTTTACAAAGGATCTGCTGAGGTTTTCCTGCCCAAAGATGCACCTGCAGGTTATGTGGTAACCCAGATAAAGGCCACAGATGCTGATGAAGGCACGAATGCACAGCTGTCCTACAAAATCACCGAGGGGGGACACCTGGGTTTCTCCATCAACAAAGACACGGGGAAGGTGCACGTGAGCCGACAGCTGACATATGATCTCACAGACAATGTCAAAGTCACAGTGTCGGTCAGTGACAATGGATCCCCTGCGCTTACCTCTACAGCCATTATACACTTTAGTTTCATAGAGGGTACTCTCCCCAGCTTGCCTTCTTTTGCTCAAAATGGCAGCGAGGAGCTCTTTGAATGGGACATGTCCATAGCCATAATCATTGTACTGGCAGggagctgctctctcctcctgctggcAATCATTCTCATCACAACCATTTGCAGCCGCCGGAAAAAAGAGACAAGGGAGAGGGGGTGTGATGAAAAAGACGACATACCAAATGTGGAGAAAGTGGAAAGTGGTCATATTGATTCAGTGATTGCCAACCACAAAGGCAAAGTGTTTGATGCCCATCCATTTCCAGAGAAACCTCCATTGGCCGGCAGCAACACAGCAGAGCCAGGCTGCGAGGATGGAAGGCAGACAGCAGGTATCTTTGAGTCAAACAGCAGAGTGATGGAAGGTAAATTAAAG GGTTATTCTACACTTCCAGGATATGGGAAAGAAACTGTCAGACCAATAACAATATGGAAGGGTAACTCATTCACAACCATATCAGCAAGAGATCCCCACATCAGTGGCAAGGACAGTGGAAAAGGGGACAGTGACTTCAATGACAGTGATTCTGACATAAGTGGAGATGTGCACAAAAAAGAGTCGCCACCAATGAACA GTCTCTGGGCTTGTACAAGCGAGTGCAAAGTGTTGGGACACTCCGACCGATGCTGGAGCCCTTCAGCTACAAGGCCCAACACGAGCATGGCCTGTGGACCGCATCTGTCAACGTTCTCCAAGACAGCTTCACTTCCCCGGGACAGCAGGAGGGAAAACTACTACCCAGCTCACATAGCCAAAACCAACGGTCTGCAAAGTGTGTACGAACAAGTTCAACACCAGGAACTTGATTATATTCTCGTTGGTCCACCAACACCGGCCAGAATACAGGAAACAGATGAAATATCAATTCCAGAGTATACAAACTCTTAA
- the pcdh8 gene encoding LOW QUALITY PROTEIN: protocadherin-8 (The sequence of the model RefSeq protein was modified relative to this genomic sequence to represent the inferred CDS: inserted 1 base in 1 codon), whose translation MGFCEISGLGPCMVLVLFLYTVHCTTTKYFTYEEDAPGTEIGNLSQDLKIDPADDPDTSFRFMQENNSSVIQMREIDGLLSVAETIDREQLCPRSPRCFVAFDIVAFSREKFQLIHVEIEVKDINDHSPHFPRNDTHLEIVENVPLDSRFPLQIALDQDVGENYIQSYNISPSSHFAVEVRDREDGVKFAELVLVRELDREVEDSYTIEVTAFDGGVPAKSGSMTVNIKVLDFNDNSPTFEHSSLKVELNEDSPVGHRVLKVHAFDPDDGINGEVTYAFADGLSPEAARLFHVDPYSGDVTLKALVDFEKKRSYELNIRASDLGANSVPSNCKVVIDIVDVNDNAPEISIKPMTSSTDGVAYITEAAAAESFVALISTSDRDSGSNGYVRISLLGHEHFXLQQAYGDTFMIVTTTTLDRERIPEYNLTVVAEDLGSPPFKTVRQYTIRVTDENDNPPLFSKSLYEVSVLENNIPGSYVTTLVARDPDVGKNAKVSYKLIDSEVEGGSPVSTYVSIDALSGSLFTLRSFDYETLQQIELVIQGEDRGSPSLSSTSTIRIRVVDQNDNYPYFTFPVLLNDSADIPLPFNAPSGYLALRVSAEDGDEGMNGELSYQIVQGDSKLFTMNKDTGEIALKQWLTAEIGDVLEIKIAVSDNGRSPLSSSATIRFVVSDTEPSEDQVVIVLRSSGDEEGSGLDGSLIIIIMLSGGCALLLIAIVVVVVTCKLSRGGRGRGTKREVCHSLFDSRPLPMLGSAEPNIYTGQRGFFHERTSSSLDDSCLYEQRSGDSETKMFLPSKHFQPTSVWQGDKYCLQVSGIGNTDQLSVKDSGKGDSDFNDSDSDISGDGGKKNFSTFQPRLKSSSSATNSLSGDCQGTYCAIPPQSLRAPRDSAYTIGFSPVPVFNSPHGFPHSWKDSAYGTNRPKSRSSMQTYSRTGTLPSYFPQQQLDSGVGGAEIHKQTPNFVTVATASEVATMF comes from the exons ATGGGATTCTGCGAGATTTCAGGACTTGGACCGTGCATggtgcttgttttatttttatacactGTTCACTGTACAACTACAAAGTATTTCACCTATGAAGAGGATGCCCCAGGGACGGAGATAGGCAATTTGTCCCAAGATTTAAAGATTGATCCAGCTGATGACCCTGACACGTCGTTCCGCTTCATGCAAGAAAACAACTCCTCTGTGATTCAAATGAGGGAGATCGACGGACTTCTGAGTGTGGCAGAAACAATTGATCGAGAGCAGCTCTGCCCCAGGTCCCCGCGTTGCTTCGTCGCCTTCGACATTGTGGCCTTCTCCAGAGAAAAGTTTCAACTCATCCACGTCGAGATCGAGGTGAAAGACATCAACGACCACTCTCCTCATTTTCCGCGCAACGACACGCATCTGGAGATAGTGGAGAATGTTCCACTGGACTCAAGGTTTCCGCTACAGATCGCCCTCGACCAGGATGTGGGTGAAAACTACATTCAGAGCTACAACATTTCTCCCTCCAGTCACTTCGCCGTGGAAGTGCGCGACAGAGAGGATGGAGTGAAGTTTGCAGAACTGGTGCTGGTGAGGGAACTCGACAGGGAGGTGGAGGACTCCTACACTATCGAAGTCACTGCGTTTGACGGGGGAGTGCCTGCAAAGTCCGGGTCAATGACTGTAAATATCAAAGTGCTGGACTTCAATGACAACAGCCCGACGTTTGAACACAGCTCTCTGAAAGTTGAGCTGAATGAAGACTCTCCGGTGGGTCACCGAGTTCTCAAAGTGCACGCGTTTGACCCGGACGACGGCATTAACGGCGAGGTGACGTACGCGTTTGCTGATGGGCTGTCACCTGAGGCTGCGCGCCTCTTCCACGTCGATCCTTATTCCGGTGACGTGACCTTGAAGGCGCTGGTTGATTTTGAGAAGAAGAGGTCATACGAGCTGAACATCAGAGCCTCTGATTTAGGCGCGAACTCTGTCCCGTCCAACTGCAAAGTTGTGATAGACATCGTGGACGTGAATGACAACGCGCCTGAGATCAGCATCAAACCGATGACCTCCAGCACTGATGGAGTCGCCTACATCACCGAGGCTGCAGCCGCAGAGAGCTTCGTGGCTCTGATCAGCACCTCGGACAGAGACTCTGGCTCCAACGGGTACGTGCGCATCAGCCTGCTCGGGCACGAGCATT ACCTCCAGCAGGCTTATGGGGACACTTTCATGATTGTTACCACCACTACTTTAGACAGAGAAAGGATCCCAGAGTATAACTTGACGGTGGTTGCAGAAGATCTTGGAAGCCCTCCTTTTAAAACTGTTAGACAGTACACCATCCGTGTAACAGATGAGAATGACAACCCCCCTCTCTTCAGTAAGTCACTTTATGAAGTTTCAGTCCTTGAAAATAATATCCCAGGTTCATATGTGACCACTCTTGTTGCCCGAGATCCTGATGTGGGAAAGAACGCCAAAGTGTCTTATAAACTCATAGATTCAGAGGTGGAAGGAGGATCCCCAGTTTCCACTTATGTGTCTATAGATGCACTCTCAGGGTCTTTGTTTACTTTAAGGTCTTTTGATTATGAGACTCTTCAGCAGATTGAGCTGGTAATCCAAGGAGAAGACAGAGGTTCCCCCTCTCTTTCAAGCACATCAACAATCAGGATTAGAGTTGTGGATCAGAATGACAACTATCCATACTTCACCTTCCCCGTCCTCCTGAATGACTCTGCTGATATCCCCTTGCCTTTTAATGCACCTTCTGGCTATCTAGCCCTACGTGTATCAGCTGAAGATGGGGATGAGGGAATGAATGGCGAGCTCTCCTACCAAATCGTACAAGGTGATTCAAAGCTTTTTACAATGAACAAAGACACTGGAGAGATTGCTTTGAAACAATGGCTGACAGCTGAAATTGGAGACGTGCTGGAAATTAAAATCGCGGTGAGTGACAATGGCAGGTCCCCGCTCTCTAGCAGTGCCACTATTAGGTTTGTTGTCTCAGACACAGAGCCCTCTGAAGACCAGGTCGTCATTGTGTTGCGGTCAAGTGGTGATGAAGAAGGCTCCGGTTTGGATGGCTCactaattatcattattatgctCAGCGGGGGTTGCGCATTGTTGCTGATTGCAATagtggttgttgttgtcacaTGCAAACTCAGCCGTGGGGGGAGAGGCCGCGGCACCAAGAGGGAAGTGTGTCACAGCCTGTTCGACAGCAGGCCCCTGCCCATGCTCGGCTCCGCAGAACCAAACATATACACGGGTCAACGAGGCTTCTTCCACGAGAGGACCTCCTCATCTCTGGATGATTCCTGCCTGTATGAGCAGAGGAGTGGGGACTCAGAGACAAAG ATGTTCCTGCCCTCCAAGCATTTCCAACCAACGTCTGTGTGGCAAGGTGACAAATACTGCTTGCAAGTGAG TGGCATTGGCAACACCGACCAGCTGAGCGTGAAGGACAGTGGCAAAGGGGACAGTGACTTCAACGACAGTGACTCTGATATCAGTGGCGATGGAGGAAAGAAGAACTTCAGCACCTTCCAACCAAGGCTAAAAA GTTCATCCAGCGCTACTAACAGCTTATCTGGGGATTGCCAAGGCACCTACTGTGCAATACCACCACAGAGCTTAAGAGCCCCCAGGGACAGCGCATACACCATAGGCTTCTCCCCAGTGCCGGTCTTCAACAGTCCTCATGGCTTCCCCCACTCGTGGAAGGACTCTGCTTATGGCACAAATCGGCCAAAGTCAAGGAGCAGCATGCAGACCTATTCCAGGACTGGAACCCTCCCTTCCTActttcctcagcagcagcttgacTCTGGTGTCGGAGGTGCTGAAATCCACAAGCAGACTCCAAATTTTGTAACCGTGGCGACGGCATCAGAGGTTGCGACTATGTTTTAA